A window of the Methanobacterium sp. genome harbors these coding sequences:
- a CDS encoding 30S ribosomal protein S9: MKKVIHTSGKRKTAIARGRFREGKGRIRINKRPVELYDPELARLKITEPLVLAGDIVENLDIDVKVAGGGVMGQAEAARMVIAKGLIQWTGDMDLKEKFTQYDRTMLVGDPRRSEPKKYGGRGARARRQKSYR; this comes from the coding sequence AAAAAAGTAATTCACACAAGCGGTAAAAGAAAAACTGCAATAGCAAGAGGGAGATTTAGAGAAGGAAAAGGAAGAATCAGGATAAACAAACGCCCGGTTGAGCTCTATGATCCGGAACTTGCAAGATTAAAAATTACAGAGCCACTTGTACTTGCTGGAGACATTGTAGAAAATTTAGATATTGATGTCAAAGTTGCAGGAGGCGGAGTAATGGGACAGGCTGAAGCCGCACGTATGGTAATAGCCAAAGGACTTATTCAGTGGACAGGTGATATGGACCTCAAGGAAAAGTTCACCCAGTACGATAGAACCATGCTCGTAGGAGATCCAAGAAGATCAGAACCTAAAAAGTATGGTGGAAGAGGCGCCAGAGCAAGAAGGCAGAAGAGTTACAGATAA
- a CDS encoding DNA-directed RNA polymerase subunit N, with the protein MIPVRCISCGKVVSAYFDEFKQRVDERENPKEVLDDLGLDKYCCRRMLISHVEVW; encoded by the coding sequence ATGATTCCTGTAAGATGTATAAGCTGTGGAAAAGTTGTCTCTGCATATTTTGATGAATTCAAGCAGAGAGTTGATGAGAGAGAAAATCCAAAGGAAGTTCTGGACGATTTAGGACTGGATAAATATTGCTGTAGAAGAATGTTGATATCTCATGTTGAGGTCTGGTAG
- a CDS encoding DNA-directed RNA polymerase subunit K — MSSKKLTRFEKARIIGARALQLSMGAKPMIEVKEALDPIDIATSELKKSIIPLDIRK; from the coding sequence ATGTCATCTAAAAAATTAACCAGATTTGAAAAAGCAAGGATTATTGGTGCAAGAGCGCTGCAATTATCTATGGGTGCTAAACCAATGATAGAAGTAAAAGAAGCACTTGATCCAATAGATATTGCTACATCAGAACTAAAAAAAAGTATAATTCCTCTTGATATTAGAAAATAA
- the eno gene encoding phosphopyruvate hydratase, whose protein sequence is MDSIIEDVRVRKILDSRGNPTVEVDVVTWNGFGRAAAPSGASTGVREVTAFPEGGVDKIISEVEDIISSELIGMDAEDLNDIDMVLKEIDGTENLSSIGGNTVVAVSMAAAKAAAASYNMPLYRFLGGSMKNEIPYPLGNMINGGAHAGENAPDIQEFLVLPVGASNITEAVFANSSVHKKVGELIKTKDSTFTGGKGDEGGWAPNLTNLEALEIQVNACEEVGNELGIEIRPCLDMAASEMWNGSKYVYKREGIERDTGEQIDFVEEIIDTYRMFYVEDPIQEGDFASFAELTRKVGKRCLICGDDLFVTNAKILQEGINIGAANSIIIKPNQIGTLSDTYETLKLAKANGFIPVVSHRSGESTDDTIAHLSVAFSSPIIKTGALGGERIAKLNELIRIEEEMVNPKMGVIQWLK, encoded by the coding sequence GTGGATAGTATTATTGAAGACGTCCGTGTACGAAAAATATTAGATAGCAGGGGAAACCCTACAGTAGAAGTGGATGTTGTAACATGGAACGGTTTTGGAAGAGCAGCTGCACCAAGCGGTGCAAGTACAGGAGTACGTGAAGTTACAGCATTTCCAGAAGGCGGTGTTGATAAAATAATAAGCGAAGTTGAAGATATAATATCATCAGAGCTTATTGGCATGGATGCTGAAGATTTAAATGATATAGACATGGTTTTAAAGGAAATAGACGGTACCGAAAATCTTTCATCTATTGGTGGTAACACTGTCGTTGCAGTTTCCATGGCAGCTGCAAAGGCAGCAGCTGCATCATACAACATGCCACTTTACAGGTTCCTCGGCGGAAGCATGAAAAATGAAATTCCATATCCATTAGGAAACATGATTAACGGAGGAGCACACGCTGGAGAGAACGCTCCTGACATTCAGGAGTTTTTAGTCCTACCAGTAGGAGCTTCCAATATCACTGAAGCAGTCTTTGCTAATTCAAGTGTCCACAAAAAGGTCGGAGAACTCATAAAAACAAAAGACAGCACTTTCACAGGCGGAAAAGGAGATGAAGGTGGATGGGCACCTAATTTAACAAACCTTGAGGCACTGGAAATTCAGGTAAATGCATGTGAAGAAGTAGGCAATGAACTTGGTATTGAAATAAGGCCATGTCTGGATATGGCTGCAAGTGAAATGTGGAACGGCTCTAAATATGTTTATAAAAGAGAAGGCATTGAAAGGGACACTGGTGAACAGATAGATTTTGTTGAAGAAATTATTGATACCTACAGGATGTTCTATGTGGAAGATCCTATTCAGGAAGGTGATTTTGCAAGCTTTGCAGAACTAACAAGGAAAGTGGGCAAGAGATGCCTTATCTGTGGCGATGATCTATTCGTAACAAACGCAAAAATCCTTCAAGAAGGAATTAACATAGGCGCTGCAAATTCAATTATCATAAAACCAAACCAGATAGGAACACTTTCTGACACTTACGAAACTCTAAAACTTGCAAAAGCTAATGGATTCATACCAGTTGTTTCCCATAGATCTGGGGAATCAACAGATGATACAATAGCACACTTATCAGTAGCTTTTTCAAGCCCAATCATCAAAACAGGTGCACTTGGTGGAGAGAGAATTGCAAAGCTAAACGAACTTATCAGAATTGAAGAAGAAATGGTAAATCCAAAAATGGGAGTGATACAATGGTTAAAATAA
- the rpsB gene encoding 30S ribosomal protein S2, with protein MSELLISLDKYLAAGLHIGTGQKTKDMERYIYRVRADGLYVLDVKKTNDRIQSAANFLAKYDPDDILVVSTRQYGQAPVKKFGRVTGAKTIPGRFIPGTLTNPNYAKFIEPKVLVVTDPRSDSQAILEAKQIGIPVVALCDTENLLGNVDIVVPVNNKGRKAIALVYWLLARQILREKRVLKEDEDLDMLPSEFELKI; from the coding sequence TTGTCAGAACTTTTAATTTCACTTGACAAGTACCTGGCAGCAGGTTTACACATTGGAACCGGGCAGAAAACCAAGGATATGGAACGATACATATACAGAGTAAGGGCAGATGGATTATATGTACTGGATGTTAAAAAAACGAATGACAGGATTCAATCAGCAGCAAATTTCCTTGCAAAATACGATCCTGATGATATACTTGTAGTATCAACAAGACAGTATGGACAGGCACCAGTTAAGAAATTCGGAAGGGTTACTGGAGCAAAAACCATCCCTGGAAGATTCATACCTGGAACATTAACCAACCCTAACTACGCTAAATTCATAGAACCTAAAGTATTGGTAGTTACAGACCCAAGATCTGATTCTCAGGCTATACTTGAAGCAAAACAGATAGGGATACCTGTTGTTGCACTCTGTGACACAGAAAACCTGCTTGGAAACGTGGATATAGTGGTACCTGTAAACAACAAAGGTAGAAAAGCAATAGCACTGGTATACTGGTTACTTGCAAGACAGATCTTAAGGGAAAAGAGAGTACTTAAAGAAGACGAAGATCTGGATATGCTGCCATCAGAGTTTGAATTAAAAATTTAG
- the amrB gene encoding AmmeMemoRadiSam system protein B produces MIRKPAVAGIFYKSNPDSLKKQIEWCFKHPLGPGKIPEMGSKREIKGAMAPHAGYAYSGPVAAHSYSRIVEDGFPDTFVIVAPSHTGLGSSVSTMIQGEWETPFGNVKIDEQFAEKLVKDTLIIDVDESAHVQEHSLEVHLPFLQYFSKDFKIVPVSMWMQDMETSTEIGKSIKKTAETLGRDMVVIASSDMTHYKPQSIAKRDDAQVIEAIKIMDEKLMIKRIMDLNVTMCGYGPVTAAMIASKELGAENAEILKYATSGDITGDMSAVVGYASAVFW; encoded by the coding sequence ATGATAAGAAAACCTGCAGTTGCAGGAATTTTTTACAAATCAAATCCTGATTCTTTAAAAAAACAGATAGAGTGGTGTTTTAAACACCCGCTTGGTCCTGGAAAAATCCCTGAAATGGGAAGTAAAAGGGAAATTAAAGGAGCAATGGCTCCTCATGCAGGTTATGCATACTCTGGACCAGTTGCTGCACATTCCTATAGCAGGATTGTAGAGGATGGTTTTCCAGACACATTTGTTATAGTTGCTCCTAGTCATACAGGACTTGGATCCTCAGTTTCCACCATGATTCAGGGAGAATGGGAAACCCCATTTGGAAATGTTAAGATCGATGAACAGTTTGCAGAAAAATTGGTGAAAGACACATTGATCATTGACGTGGATGAGTCAGCCCATGTTCAAGAACACAGCCTGGAAGTCCATCTGCCCTTTTTACAGTATTTCAGCAAGGATTTCAAAATAGTTCCAGTTAGCATGTGGATGCAGGATATGGAAACTTCAACTGAAATAGGTAAATCCATTAAAAAAACTGCAGAGACACTTGGAAGGGATATGGTGGTCATTGCAAGTTCAGATATGACCCATTACAAGCCGCAGAGTATTGCAAAGAGGGACGATGCTCAGGTAATTGAAGCAATAAAAATAATGGATGAAAAATTAATGATAAAAAGAATTATGGATTTAAATGTTACAATGTGTGGATATGGCCCAGTAACAGCAGCGATGATTGCGTCAAAAGAACTTGGAGCAGAGAATGCAGAAATACTTAAATACGCAACAAGCGGGGATATAACTGGAGACATGAGTGCTGTTGTGGGCTATGCTTCCGCAGTATTCTGGTGA
- the mvk gene encoding mevalonate kinase, which produces MQVTASAPGKAILFGEHAVVYGKPAIAMALNKRAQVKVTERLDNKIQVNIRDLGIKGYINLGENTVTSNSPKKGILKYVLNSVKSVHQGSGLDICIDVNVPIGGGLGSSAAVTVALIAAVSKFNNIDLKKKEIARLAHKVELEVQNYASPLDTSISTYGGLIYLKNAKKIISLDINHNIPLVIGSTNQRGDTGKLIEAVKIRKESYPEIINPVIDSIESLTIEAKEAILNNDKKRIGELMNINHGLLDALGVNTLELSNMVYTARVAGASGSKITGAGGGGSIISFCPGTERAVLKKIENAFKADISKDGVKAFKRG; this is translated from the coding sequence ATGCAAGTAACAGCATCTGCACCAGGTAAGGCAATTCTTTTTGGAGAACACGCTGTAGTTTATGGTAAACCAGCCATTGCAATGGCTCTAAATAAAAGAGCTCAGGTGAAAGTTACAGAGCGCCTGGACAACAAAATACAGGTTAATATTAGAGATTTGGGAATAAAAGGATACATAAATTTAGGAGAAAACACTGTAACTTCAAATTCACCCAAAAAAGGGATTTTAAAGTATGTTTTAAATTCAGTTAAAAGTGTGCATCAAGGATCAGGATTAGATATATGTATTGACGTTAATGTACCCATTGGGGGAGGTTTAGGCTCATCAGCAGCAGTGACAGTGGCGCTAATAGCTGCTGTTTCTAAGTTCAATAACATTGATTTAAAAAAAAAAGAAATAGCCAGACTTGCACACAAAGTTGAATTAGAGGTTCAAAACTATGCAAGTCCATTAGATACAAGCATAAGCACCTACGGCGGACTTATTTATCTAAAGAATGCTAAAAAAATCATTTCTTTAGATATCAATCATAATATTCCGCTTGTAATAGGGTCCACTAATCAAAGAGGGGATACAGGAAAACTTATAGAAGCAGTTAAAATCAGGAAAGAATCCTATCCTGAAATTATAAATCCAGTAATAGATTCCATTGAATCCTTAACCATTGAAGCTAAAGAAGCAATTCTTAATAATGATAAAAAAAGAATTGGAGAACTTATGAACATAAACCACGGCCTTCTGGATGCTCTTGGAGTTAATACACTGGAGCTATCAAATATGGTTTACACTGCAAGAGTTGCAGGAGCATCAGGATCTAAAATTACAGGCGCTGGTGGTGGAGGTAGTATTATATCTTTTTGCCCTGGAACTGAAAGAGCAGTACTAAAAAAAATAGAAAATGCGTTTAAAGCAGATATTTCAAAAGACGGTGTTAAGGCATTTAAAAGAGGTTAG
- a CDS encoding isopentenyl phosphate kinase, giving the protein MIILKLGGSVITRKEAKEPTIDHDNLDRIAEEIGSSSFDKLIIIHGAGSFGHPFARKYSIGSSIKNEEDLNRKKLGFSITQNWVRKLNTIVCESLRENGVLTVSIQPSSFIITKNKRIYSCDLTLIKKYLDLGFVPVIYGDVVFDLDESIKMCVLSGDQIIQYLGENLKPQRVILGSDVDGVYTKNPKKYPDAELIETVASCENLSAEGSLNVDVTGGMKGKLQELLYLSEIGVESEILNAGRSGFIKKALDGQKGIGTIVKKKMRV; this is encoded by the coding sequence TTGATTATACTGAAACTTGGAGGAAGTGTAATTACCAGAAAGGAGGCTAAGGAGCCTACTATTGATCATGATAATTTAGACAGGATTGCAGAAGAAATTGGAAGTTCATCATTTGATAAACTTATAATCATTCATGGTGCAGGTTCATTCGGGCACCCCTTTGCCAGAAAATATTCTATTGGAAGTTCCATAAAAAATGAAGAGGATTTAAATCGTAAAAAACTTGGATTCTCTATCACACAAAACTGGGTTCGAAAGTTAAACACCATAGTATGTGAAAGTTTAAGGGAAAATGGAGTATTAACAGTATCAATACAGCCATCATCATTTATTATAACCAAAAATAAGCGAATTTATTCATGTGATCTCACTTTAATTAAGAAATATCTGGATCTTGGTTTTGTTCCGGTTATATACGGCGATGTAGTTTTTGATCTGGATGAATCCATTAAAATGTGCGTTCTATCAGGAGATCAAATAATTCAGTACCTTGGAGAAAATTTAAAGCCTCAAAGAGTTATTCTTGGCTCTGATGTAGATGGAGTATATACTAAAAATCCTAAAAAATACCCTGATGCAGAATTAATAGAAACAGTTGCATCCTGTGAAAACCTATCTGCAGAAGGTTCTTTAAATGTGGATGTAACTGGTGGAATGAAGGGGAAACTACAGGAATTACTATATCTATCCGAAATAGGGGTGGAATCCGAGATTTTAAATGCAGGCCGAAGCGGTTTTATAAAAAAGGCTCTTGATGGTCAAAAAGGTATAGGGACCATAGTTAAAAAGAAAATGAGAGTATAA
- the fni gene encoding type 2 isopentenyl-diphosphate Delta-isomerase, with product MTLDRKLEHLLLCANCDVEYRKKSTGFEDIELIHRALPEVNKEEIDTGVELFGKKMDIPLIISAITGGHPRAFNINRELAKAADKMNIGMGVGSQRAAVENPALISTYSVVRENAPDALVIGNIGAPQIEFAEDAASMIGADALAIHLNTLQEAIQPEGDIDARGYIQSIQKAAEIIDMPIIAKETGAGISREDALSLEKAGVSAIDVAGSGGTSWAAVEAYRAKDSYMGNLYWDWGIPTAVSTVEVCEAVKIPVISSGGIRSGLEAAKALSLGAEAVGIALPLLKDAYVGHYAVIKRIEQFKESLKVAMFLAGASNIKELKKTNLLIRGKTREWLTERGCDTKKYAQRALI from the coding sequence TTGACTTTAGATAGAAAATTGGAGCATCTATTACTATGTGCTAACTGTGATGTTGAGTACAGAAAAAAGAGCACTGGATTTGAGGATATAGAACTCATCCACAGAGCTCTTCCTGAAGTAAACAAAGAAGAAATTGATACCGGTGTAGAATTATTTGGAAAGAAAATGGATATCCCCTTAATAATATCTGCAATAACTGGAGGTCACCCCAGAGCTTTTAATATTAACAGGGAGCTTGCAAAGGCAGCAGATAAAATGAATATTGGGATGGGTGTTGGAAGTCAGCGTGCGGCAGTAGAAAATCCTGCGCTTATATCCACATATTCAGTGGTAAGGGAAAATGCACCTGATGCACTGGTAATAGGTAATATTGGAGCTCCTCAAATAGAATTTGCAGAGGATGCAGCAAGTATGATAGGGGCTGATGCGCTTGCAATTCATCTTAATACTCTTCAGGAGGCTATTCAACCTGAAGGAGATATAGATGCAAGGGGATACATCCAATCAATACAAAAAGCAGCAGAAATTATTGACATGCCCATAATTGCTAAAGAAACAGGTGCCGGAATTTCAAGAGAAGATGCTCTATCACTTGAAAAAGCAGGAGTCTCAGCTATTGATGTTGCTGGTTCTGGAGGTACAAGCTGGGCAGCAGTTGAAGCATACAGAGCTAAAGACAGCTACATGGGTAACCTTTACTGGGATTGGGGAATACCAACAGCAGTAAGCACAGTTGAAGTCTGTGAAGCAGTAAAAATTCCAGTCATATCCTCTGGGGGCATACGAAGTGGCCTTGAAGCTGCTAAAGCACTATCTTTAGGTGCTGAAGCTGTTGGAATAGCATTACCCTTACTTAAAGATGCATATGTAGGACATTATGCTGTAATTAAAAGAATTGAACAGTTTAAAGAATCCCTTAAAGTGGCCATGTTCCTTGCTGGTGCATCCAACATAAAAGAGCTTAAAAAGACAAATCTTTTAATTAGAGGTAAAACCAGGGAATGGCTCACTGAAAGAGGATGTGATACTAAAAAATACGCTCAAAGAGCACTTATTTAA